One segment of Comamonas thiooxydans DNA contains the following:
- the prfB gene encoding peptide chain release factor 2 (programmed frameshift), which translates to MEAERVNSIGNTLQDLAERTADLRRYLDYDAKYERLRTVNASLEDPAVWNDPKKAQELGKEKKSLDSVVLTLEKLTTELADNSELFEMSKEEGDDAGLETIEAETAKLKPLIEELEFRRMFGGEADPLNCFIDIQAGAGGTEACDWASMLLRQYLKYAERKGFKATVEEETPGDVAGIKSATIKVEGEYAYGLLRTETGVHRLVRKSPFDSSGGRHTSFSSLFVYPEIDDSIEININPSDVRTDTYRASGAGGQHINKTDSAVRLTHIPTGIVVQCQDGRSQHSNRDVAWQRLRSRLYDFEMRKRMEEQQKLEDTKTDVGWGHQIRSYVLDNSRIKDLRTNVEVSATQKVLDGDLDVFIEASLKQGL; encoded by the exons ATGGAAGCAGAACGCGTCAACTCTATCGGCAACACCCTCCAAGATCTGGCCGAACGCACGGCAGATCTCCGGAGGTATCTT GACTACGATGCCAAGTACGAACGCCTGCGCACGGTAAACGCCTCACTGGAAGACCCTGCCGTCTGGAACGACCCCAAGAAGGCACAGGAGCTGGGCAAGGAGAAGAAGTCGCTCGACTCCGTCGTGCTGACCCTGGAGAAGCTCACCACCGAACTGGCCGACAATTCCGAGCTGTTCGAGATGAGCAAGGAAGAAGGCGATGATGCCGGCCTTGAAACCATCGAAGCCGAAACCGCCAAGCTCAAGCCGCTGATCGAGGAGCTCGAGTTCCGCCGCATGTTCGGCGGCGAAGCCGATCCGCTCAACTGCTTCATCGACATCCAGGCCGGCGCCGGCGGCACCGAAGCCTGCGACTGGGCCAGCATGCTGCTGCGCCAGTACCTGAAGTACGCCGAGCGCAAGGGCTTCAAGGCCACTGTCGAAGAAGAGACTCCGGGTGACGTAGCCGGCATCAAGAGCGCCACCATCAAGGTCGAAGGCGAGTATGCCTACGGCCTGCTGCGCACCGAAACCGGCGTGCACCGTCTGGTGCGCAAGTCGCCCTTCGACAGCTCGGGCGGCCGTCACACCAGCTTTTCCTCGCTGTTCGTCTACCCCGAGATCGATGACTCCATCGAGATCAACATCAATCCGTCGGATGTGCGCACCGACACCTACCGCGCCTCGGGCGCCGGCGGTCAGCACATCAACAAGACCGACTCGGCCGTGCGCCTGACCCACATCCCCACGGGCATCGTGGTGCAGTGCCAGGACGGTCGCTCGCAGCATAGCAACCGTGACGTGGCATGGCAGCGCCTGCGCTCCAGGCTGTACGACTTCGAGATGCGCAAGCGCATGGAAGAGCAGCAAAAGCTCGAGGACACCAAGACCGATGTGGGCTGGGGTCACCAGATCCGCTCCTATGTGCTGGACAACAGCCGCATCAAGGACTTGCGCACCAACGTCGAAGTCTCGGCCACCCAGAAGGTGCTGGACGGCGACCTGGATGTGTTTATCGAAGCCTCGCTCAAGCAAGGCCTCTGA
- a CDS encoding class 1 fructose-bisphosphatase, producing the protein MKKNISLTRYLVEQQRVDGLIPGQLRLLLEVVARACKRISFAVNKGELGDVMGTAGSENVQGEVQKKLDIIANETLIEANEWGGHLAAMASEEMEGIYVVPNRYPQGEYLLMFDPLDGSSNIDINMSIGTIFSVLKKPEGHPGVHDSDFMQPGTQQVAAGYCIYGPQTTLVLTVGDGVSMFTLDREQGSFVLIEENVKIPEDTKEFAINMSNMRHWDAPVKRYVDECLAGVDGPRGKNFNMRWVAAMVADVHRILCRGGIFMYPWDKREPQKAGKLRLMYEANPMSWLVEQAGGMATNGRQRILDIQPTQLHERVSVVLGSKNEVERVTSYHLEADEKAL; encoded by the coding sequence ATGAAGAAAAACATCAGCCTGACCCGCTATCTGGTCGAGCAACAACGTGTTGACGGGCTCATCCCGGGCCAGCTGCGCCTGCTGCTGGAAGTGGTGGCCCGCGCCTGCAAGCGCATCAGCTTTGCCGTGAACAAAGGTGAGCTCGGCGACGTCATGGGTACGGCCGGCAGTGAAAACGTGCAGGGCGAAGTGCAGAAAAAGCTGGACATCATCGCCAACGAAACCCTGATTGAAGCCAATGAATGGGGCGGTCACCTGGCCGCGATGGCATCGGAGGAAATGGAAGGCATCTATGTGGTGCCCAACCGCTACCCCCAGGGCGAATACCTGCTGATGTTCGACCCCCTGGACGGCTCGTCCAATATCGACATCAACATGTCCATCGGCACCATCTTCAGCGTGCTCAAGAAGCCTGAAGGCCACCCAGGCGTGCACGACAGCGACTTCATGCAGCCCGGCACCCAGCAAGTGGCTGCAGGCTACTGCATCTACGGTCCCCAGACCACCCTGGTGCTGACCGTGGGCGACGGTGTCTCCATGTTCACGCTGGACCGCGAGCAGGGCTCGTTCGTGCTCATCGAGGAAAACGTCAAGATCCCCGAAGACACCAAGGAATTCGCCATCAACATGTCCAATATGCGCCACTGGGATGCCCCCGTGAAGCGCTATGTGGACGAATGCCTGGCCGGCGTCGACGGCCCGCGCGGCAAGAACTTCAATATGCGCTGGGTGGCTGCCATGGTGGCCGACGTGCACCGCATCCTGTGCCGCGGCGGCATCTTCATGTACCCCTGGGACAAGCGCGAGCCGCAAAAGGCTGGCAAGCTGCGCCTGATGTACGAAGCCAACCCCATGAGCTGGCTGGTCGAACAGGCTGGCGGCATGGCCACCAACGGCCGCCAGCGCATCCTGGACATCCAGCCAACGCAATTGCACGAGCGCGTGAGCGTCGTCCTCGGCTCCAAGAACGAAGTGGAACGCGTGACCAGCTACCACCTCGAGGCCGATGAAAAAGCGCTATAA
- the infA gene encoding translation initiation factor IF-1, with protein sequence MAKEELIEMQGRVDEVLPDARFRVTLDNGHQLIAYSGGKMRKHRIRVLAGDKVTLEMSPYDLNKGRLTFRHIERSNNSNPAPQQRRH encoded by the coding sequence TTGGCCAAAGAAGAATTGATTGAAATGCAAGGCAGAGTGGACGAGGTTTTGCCGGACGCCCGCTTCCGTGTGACGCTGGACAACGGCCACCAGCTGATTGCCTATTCCGGCGGCAAGATGCGCAAGCACCGTATTCGCGTGCTGGCCGGCGACAAGGTAACGCTGGAGATGTCTCCCTATGATCTGAACAAGGGTCGCCTGACCTTCCGTCATATCGAGCGTTCCAACAACAGCAACCCTGCACCGCAGCAGCGTCGCCACTAA
- the pepN gene encoding aminopeptidase N encodes MLQLRDGQAPATAIYRADYEAPAWWIDTVDLTFDLDPTKTRVLSKMRVRRNPEVPAQALRLDGDELNLARVMVNGGGTSFKMDGDQLVLENLPEGNEPVELEIFTTCAPIKNTKLMGLYVSEDTFFTQCEAEGFRRITYFLDRPDVMAMYTVTLRASKAQYPVLLSNGNLVESGDLEDGRHFAKWVDPHKKPSYLFALVAGNLVAREQKIKSRAGRDHLLQVYVRPGDLEKTEHAMNSLMHSVAWDEARFGLSLDLDRFMIVATSDFNMGAMENKGLNIFNTKYVLASQATATDTDYANIESVVGHEYFHNWTGDRVTCRDWFQLSLKEGLTVFRDQEFSMDMAGTASARAVKRIDDVRVLRTVQFPEDAGPMAHPVRPDSYIEINNFYTVTIYEKGAEVVRMQHNLVGREGFARGMKLYFERHDGQAVTCDDFSQAIADANPDSPLAQHLQQFRRWYSQAGTPVLKAVGQYDADAQTYTLTLSQSCAPTVGQVEKLPFVIPVQMGLLTASGQPIALQLQGEDAAHAVASRMLVLTEAEQSFVFSNVSEAPVPSLLRSFSAPVVLEHEFSDADLLTLLAHDSDPFNQWEASQRLGLRYALKAIAASGEVSAEILPADFIEAMRRVLRDDKLDAAFKDLVLTLPSESYIAEQLAEVDPQRVHAVREAMILQLATALQPEWEAAWEADRDTGAYRPDHVSAGRRALAGRALSMLCLQAARTGDTVWPGKAYQRCKDAGNMTDRMAALSALVYSASPLAEQALQRFHALFKQDALVLDKWFALQGAASDRGGDVLPAVKALMKHADFQIKNPNRARSLIFSYCNNAGAFHRADAAGYVFWADRVIEIDGFNPQVASRLARVMDRWKKLAEPYRSAAREAIARVAAKPDLSNDVREVITRALAD; translated from the coding sequence ATGCTGCAACTGCGTGACGGGCAAGCCCCGGCCACCGCCATTTACCGTGCCGACTACGAGGCTCCGGCCTGGTGGATCGACACGGTAGATCTGACTTTTGACCTGGACCCGACCAAGACGCGCGTGCTCAGCAAGATGCGCGTGCGCCGCAACCCCGAAGTGCCGGCACAGGCGCTGCGCCTGGACGGCGACGAGCTGAATCTGGCGCGGGTGATGGTCAACGGCGGTGGAACCTCCTTCAAGATGGATGGCGACCAGCTGGTGCTGGAGAACCTGCCCGAGGGCAACGAGCCCGTGGAGCTGGAGATCTTCACCACCTGCGCCCCCATCAAGAACACCAAGCTCATGGGCTTGTATGTGAGCGAGGACACGTTCTTCACGCAGTGCGAGGCAGAAGGTTTCCGCCGCATCACCTACTTCCTGGACCGCCCCGACGTGATGGCCATGTACACCGTCACGCTGCGCGCCAGCAAGGCCCAGTACCCGGTGCTGCTGTCCAACGGCAATCTGGTGGAGTCCGGCGACCTGGAAGACGGCCGCCACTTTGCCAAGTGGGTCGATCCGCACAAAAAGCCCAGCTACCTGTTTGCGCTGGTGGCCGGCAATCTGGTGGCCCGCGAGCAGAAGATCAAGAGCCGTGCCGGCCGCGATCACCTGCTGCAGGTCTATGTGCGCCCCGGCGACCTCGAAAAGACCGAGCACGCCATGAACTCCCTCATGCACTCCGTTGCATGGGACGAGGCCCGCTTCGGCCTGAGCCTGGATCTGGACCGCTTCATGATCGTCGCCACCAGCGACTTCAACATGGGCGCCATGGAGAACAAGGGCCTGAACATCTTCAACACCAAGTATGTTCTGGCCAGCCAGGCCACGGCCACCGACACCGATTACGCCAATATCGAATCCGTCGTCGGTCACGAATACTTCCATAACTGGACGGGTGACCGCGTCACCTGCCGCGACTGGTTCCAGCTGAGTCTCAAGGAAGGCCTCACGGTCTTCCGCGATCAGGAGTTCAGCATGGACATGGCGGGCACGGCCTCGGCCCGCGCCGTCAAGCGCATCGACGATGTGCGCGTGCTGCGCACCGTGCAGTTCCCCGAGGATGCAGGCCCCATGGCCCACCCCGTGCGCCCCGACAGCTATATCGAGATCAACAACTTCTACACGGTCACGATCTACGAAAAAGGTGCGGAAGTCGTGCGCATGCAGCACAACCTGGTCGGCCGCGAAGGCTTTGCCAGGGGCATGAAGCTGTACTTCGAGCGCCATGACGGCCAGGCCGTGACCTGCGACGACTTCTCGCAGGCCATTGCCGACGCCAACCCCGACTCTCCCTTGGCCCAGCATCTGCAGCAGTTCCGCCGCTGGTACAGCCAGGCCGGCACGCCTGTGCTCAAGGCCGTGGGTCAGTACGATGCCGACGCCCAGACCTATACGCTGACGCTGTCGCAAAGCTGCGCGCCCACCGTGGGCCAGGTCGAGAAACTGCCGTTCGTCATTCCCGTGCAAATGGGTCTGCTCACGGCCAGCGGCCAGCCCATCGCCCTGCAATTGCAGGGCGAAGATGCAGCCCACGCAGTCGCCAGCCGCATGCTAGTGCTGACCGAAGCCGAGCAAAGCTTTGTCTTCAGCAATGTGAGCGAAGCCCCCGTGCCCTCGCTGCTGCGCAGCTTCAGTGCCCCGGTGGTGCTGGAGCATGAATTCAGCGATGCCGATCTGCTGACCCTGCTGGCCCATGACAGCGACCCCTTCAACCAATGGGAAGCCAGCCAGCGCCTGGGCCTGCGCTATGCCCTCAAGGCGATCGCTGCCAGCGGCGAAGTCAGTGCCGAGATCCTGCCGGCAGACTTCATCGAAGCCATGCGCCGCGTGCTGCGTGATGACAAGCTGGATGCGGCTTTCAAGGACCTGGTTCTCACGCTGCCGTCCGAGAGCTATATCGCCGAACAGCTGGCCGAGGTCGATCCGCAGCGCGTTCATGCGGTGCGCGAAGCCATGATCTTGCAACTGGCGACCGCGCTGCAGCCCGAGTGGGAAGCCGCCTGGGAGGCCGACCGCGACACCGGAGCCTACCGCCCCGACCATGTCAGCGCCGGCCGCCGTGCACTGGCAGGCCGCGCCCTGTCCATGCTGTGCCTGCAAGCCGCCCGGACTGGCGACACGGTCTGGCCCGGCAAGGCCTACCAGCGCTGCAAGGACGCCGGCAATATGACGGACCGTATGGCCGCCCTCTCCGCTCTGGTCTACAGCGCCAGCCCTCTGGCCGAGCAGGCACTGCAGCGCTTCCATGCTCTGTTCAAGCAGGATGCACTGGTGCTGGACAAATGGTTTGCCCTGCAGGGTGCAGCCAGCGACCGCGGCGGCGATGTGCTTCCGGCCGTCAAGGCGCTGATGAAGCATGCCGACTTCCAGATCAAGAACCCCAACCGCGCACGCAGCCTGATCTTCAGCTACTGCAACAATGCCGGCGCCTTCCACCGCGCCGATGCGGCGGGCTATGTGTTCTGGGCCGATCGCGTGATCGAGATCGATGGCTTCAATCCGCAGGTGGCGTCCCGTCTGGCCCGTGTGATGGATCGCTGGAAAAAGCTGGCCGAGCCCTACCGCTCTGCCGCCCGCGAGGCCATCGCCCGCGTGGCAGCCAAGCCCGATCTGTCCAACGACGTGCGCGAGGTCATCACCCGCGCCCTGGCGGACTGA
- a CDS encoding methyl-accepting chemotaxis protein: MNFFRNLKLANKLLVSFVLILLISAVSGLYGLVQMERVNATATDLARQWLPAARNLQDMRYQLQRYRSQTMQHVMAQSSEEMAVYDKSMPKLWDELVQNQQSYAKYVRTDKERALLAEIGEELKAYAVQTAKVVDLSHQLLNDDASEILRGESLKISRGINTRLDALSEINHQATEETNQAGDDLYAAARWWVMALLLGSIVIGVALAVLIARSISRPLQSAVQLAQSVAAGDLSASITVQSQDEVGQLLQALKDMNTSLQRIVGQVRQGTDSIASASSQIASGNQDLSSRTEEQASSLEQTAASMEELTATVQQNAGNAQQANQMASAASQVAVRGGATVAQVVQTMSAINESSRKIVDIIGVIDSIAFQTNILALNAAVEAARAGDQGRGFAVVASEVRTLAQRSAEAAKQIKQLIDDSVSKVQEGSTQVDEAGRTMDEIVMSVRRVTDIMGEISVASHQQTSGIEQVTQAVTQMDQMTQQNAALVEEAAAATDALRSQAAALAETVSFFKLGAQSGLQATPALAPAALRSAPARAAIKVPAPLKVPSAALRRPAMSAASKPPVLSPGKSAAAPQSQKAATADDGEWESF, encoded by the coding sequence ATGAACTTCTTTCGCAACCTCAAGCTGGCCAACAAGCTGCTGGTGTCTTTTGTGCTGATCCTGCTGATCAGTGCGGTATCGGGTCTGTACGGCCTGGTCCAGATGGAGCGTGTCAATGCCACGGCCACCGATCTGGCGCGCCAGTGGCTGCCGGCGGCCCGCAACCTGCAGGACATGCGTTATCAGCTTCAGCGTTATCGCTCGCAGACCATGCAGCATGTGATGGCGCAGTCGTCCGAGGAAATGGCGGTCTATGACAAGAGCATGCCCAAGCTCTGGGACGAACTGGTCCAGAACCAGCAGTCGTATGCCAAGTACGTGAGGACCGACAAGGAGCGAGCCCTGCTGGCCGAAATCGGCGAGGAGCTCAAGGCCTATGCCGTGCAGACGGCCAAGGTGGTGGATCTGTCGCACCAGTTGCTCAATGATGACGCCAGCGAAATCTTGCGCGGCGAGTCGCTCAAGATCAGCCGCGGCATCAATACACGGCTGGACGCTCTCAGCGAGATCAACCATCAGGCGACCGAGGAAACCAATCAGGCCGGCGATGACCTGTATGCCGCTGCCCGCTGGTGGGTGATGGCGCTGCTGCTGGGCTCCATCGTCATCGGTGTGGCGCTGGCGGTGCTGATCGCACGCTCCATCTCGCGTCCTTTGCAGTCGGCCGTTCAACTGGCCCAGTCCGTGGCTGCGGGCGATCTGAGCGCCAGTATCACTGTGCAAAGCCAGGATGAGGTGGGCCAGTTGCTGCAGGCGCTCAAGGACATGAATACAAGCCTGCAACGCATCGTGGGTCAGGTGCGCCAGGGCACGGACTCGATTGCCTCGGCAAGCAGCCAGATTGCCAGCGGCAACCAGGATCTGTCCTCGCGCACCGAAGAGCAGGCCAGCTCGCTGGAGCAGACGGCAGCCTCCATGGAGGAGTTGACCGCCACCGTGCAGCAGAACGCCGGCAATGCACAGCAGGCCAATCAGATGGCGTCTGCCGCATCGCAGGTGGCCGTACGCGGTGGAGCCACCGTGGCCCAGGTGGTGCAGACCATGTCGGCCATCAACGAGTCCTCGCGCAAGATCGTGGACATCATCGGCGTGATCGACTCCATCGCCTTCCAGACCAATATCCTGGCGCTGAACGCGGCGGTGGAAGCGGCCCGTGCGGGTGACCAGGGCCGTGGCTTTGCCGTGGTGGCCTCCGAAGTGCGCACCCTGGCCCAGCGCTCGGCCGAGGCGGCCAAGCAGATCAAGCAGCTGATCGACGACTCCGTGAGCAAGGTGCAGGAAGGCAGCACCCAGGTCGACGAGGCCGGCAGGACCATGGACGAGATCGTGATGAGCGTGCGCCGTGTCACCGACATCATGGGCGAGATCTCGGTGGCCAGCCACCAGCAGACCTCGGGCATCGAGCAGGTCACCCAGGCCGTGACGCAGATGGATCAGATGACCCAGCAGAACGCCGCCCTGGTGGAGGAGGCGGCGGCCGCGACCGATGCGCTGCGCAGCCAGGCCGCCGCGCTGGCCGAGACGGTGAGCTTCTTCAAGCTCGGCGCTCAGTCCGGTCTGCAGGCCACACCGGCCCTGGCGCCTGCGGCGCTCAGGTCCGCGCCTGCCAGGGCTGCGATCAAGGTTCCGGCCCCGCTCAAGGTCCCGTCGGCTGCGCTCAGGCGTCCCGCGATGTCGGCTGCGAGCAAGCCGCCGGTTCTGAGCCCCGGGAAAAGCGCAGCAGCACCCCAGTCGCAAAAGGCCGCGACGGCAGACGATGGCGAGTGGGAGAGCTTCTAA
- a CDS encoding sensor domain-containing diguanylate cyclase, producing MWCRKKKRETGVTSRDGVCKVLAAKRDAQLATSLLLVIWVSVLVATSWQIWSAHQRTLSEIDTNNRNLAQTLNTYAEGVFTQSSMLLLGMLERLEVEGTTPEHLVRMQQLVARQEHLLSQLNELLVIDASGKWLMSSRGRFLEGTNSADRRFFSYHRDNPSHQIFIGAPIRSRSTGEWVLTISRRFENQEGDFAGVIVVVLGIENFLHLFGKIDVGEQGSIGLVMTSGQLLVRYPFREQDLGHDFSRSPNFRRYYSNLKSGTASFESGIDGTERLYAFRSNDRYPIFTVVARGRNEALQAWRSQALLTAGVVLGLLAVVTLIGWRLILLIRQRAQAETSLMAVREKLLDANLELERLATLDSLTGLANRRRFDEVLQLEVRRAARDGTVLSLLLIDLDHFKGFNDRYGHVAGDECLKAVSRQLELSAKRSGDLAARYGGEELAIILPNTALEGGMRVAEELLKCIRGLGIAHESSQFGHVTVSIGAASMQGRHGLASPLDLVEAADQALYRAKAAGRNRAEC from the coding sequence GTGTGGTGTCGAAAGAAGAAGAGGGAGACCGGCGTCACCAGTCGTGATGGCGTGTGCAAAGTTCTGGCTGCCAAGCGCGATGCTCAACTGGCGACTAGTCTGTTGTTGGTAATCTGGGTCTCCGTACTGGTGGCCACCAGCTGGCAAATCTGGTCGGCGCATCAGCGCACACTGAGCGAGATTGATACCAACAATCGCAATCTTGCACAGACGCTGAACACCTATGCCGAGGGTGTCTTCACCCAGAGCTCCATGCTGCTGCTCGGCATGCTTGAGCGGCTGGAGGTGGAGGGCACCACGCCTGAGCATCTGGTCCGCATGCAACAGCTGGTCGCTCGCCAGGAGCATCTGCTTTCCCAGCTCAACGAATTGCTCGTCATCGATGCGAGCGGTAAATGGCTCATGTCATCGAGAGGGAGATTTCTCGAGGGAACCAACAGCGCTGACCGTCGCTTTTTTTCATATCACCGGGATAACCCGTCGCACCAGATCTTCATCGGTGCGCCCATACGCAGCCGTTCTACGGGTGAATGGGTGCTTACCATCAGCCGGCGATTTGAGAACCAGGAAGGCGACTTTGCCGGGGTCATCGTTGTCGTGCTGGGGATAGAGAACTTTCTGCACTTGTTCGGCAAGATCGATGTCGGCGAGCAAGGATCTATTGGATTGGTAATGACCAGCGGACAGTTGCTGGTGCGCTATCCATTTCGTGAGCAGGATCTGGGGCACGACTTCTCTCGCTCACCCAACTTTCGGCGCTACTACTCAAACCTGAAATCCGGCACGGCGTCCTTTGAGTCCGGCATAGATGGAACGGAAAGGCTATATGCCTTCAGGAGCAATGATCGTTATCCCATTTTCACGGTGGTGGCCCGGGGGCGGAATGAGGCACTGCAAGCCTGGAGAAGCCAGGCGCTGCTGACGGCAGGTGTGGTGCTAGGACTGCTGGCAGTTGTCACACTGATAGGCTGGCGCCTGATCCTGCTCATCCGACAGCGTGCGCAGGCCGAGACATCCTTGATGGCAGTGCGTGAGAAGTTATTGGATGCCAACCTCGAACTGGAGCGGTTGGCTACCCTGGATTCATTGACAGGGCTGGCGAACCGGCGACGCTTCGACGAGGTACTGCAACTGGAGGTCCGGCGTGCCGCGCGTGACGGGACGGTGCTCTCGCTTTTGCTCATCGATCTGGATCATTTCAAGGGCTTTAACGACCGCTATGGTCATGTCGCCGGTGACGAATGCCTGAAAGCGGTGTCGCGGCAGCTGGAGCTCTCGGCCAAGCGCTCAGGGGATCTGGCAGCACGTTACGGCGGAGAGGAACTTGCCATCATTCTTCCCAATACCGCGCTGGAGGGAGGCATGCGCGTTGCCGAGGAGTTGCTGAAGTGCATACGAGGACTGGGCATTGCCCATGAGTCCAGCCAATTCGGCCATGTCACTGTGAGCATAGGAGCGGCAAGCATGCAGGGCAGGCATGGACTGGCGAGTCCGCTGGATCTGGTTGAAGCGGCCGATCAAGCCCTGTATCGGGCCAAGGCGGCTGGACGCAATCGTGCCGAGTGCTGA